A single window of Gadus morhua chromosome 22, gadMor3.0, whole genome shotgun sequence DNA harbors:
- the LOC115535473 gene encoding uncharacterized protein LOC115535473 isoform X7 — translation MAAVFAVLLLGLLAPATAAAAPSCDDVVTPLRRDQADKALGSWVLVGSVTDEKTGLLPQISSSLVELSLSEDNSSFTYIERNGFVNGSCVWLHIVGDITDDANLTVRLHTMVREQGGVEITTRGFIGHIILFQSCPSCPEDRLTSYYSGVYDPTDSNSTDVQFIMNYRRAGEHQDLEALKEVPLSTIQQAVCLNMTEITGEYTYDGVSEPCPRKVLVLKPEEETDH, via the exons ccgccaccgccgccgccgcccccagcTGCGATGATGTCGTCACCCCGCTCCGCAGGGACCAAGCAGACAAG GCGTTGGGCTCCTGGGTTCTGGTGGGTTCCGTGACAGATGAGAAGACAGGCCTGCTGCCTCAGATCTCCAGCTCCCTCGTGGAGCTCTCGCTGTCAGAGGACAACAGCTCCTTCACCTACATCGAGAGGAACGGGTTCGTGAATGGGTCGTGTGTCTGGCTCCACATCGTCGGCGACATTACGGACGACGCCAACCTCACTGTGAGGCTCCACACTATGG TGCGTGAGCAGGGCGGCGTGGAGATCACCACTCGGGGGTTCATCGGACACATCATTCTGTTCCAGAGCTGTCCGTCCTGCCCTGAGGACCGGCTCACCTCCTACTACAGCGGCGTGTACGACCCCACAGACAGCAACTCCACCGACGTCCAGTTCATAATGAACTACA ggagggcgggggagcaCCAGGACCTGGAGGCTCTGAAGGAGGTTCCTCTGAGTACCATACAGCAGGCCGTGTGCCTCAACATGACAGAAATCACCGGGGAGTACACCTACGACGGAGTCTCAG AGCCGTGTCCCAGGAAGGTGCTGGTGCTGAAACCAGAGGAAGAAACCGATCACTGA
- the LOC115535473 gene encoding uncharacterized protein LOC115535473 isoform X6, with amino-acid sequence MAAVFAVLLLGLLAPATAAAAPSCDDVVTPLRRDQADKALGSWVLVGSVTDEKTGLLPQISSSLVELSLSEDNSSFTYIERNGFVNGSCVWLHIVGDITDDANLTVRLHTMVREQGGVEITTRGFIGHIILFQSCPSCPEDRLTSYYSGVYDPTDSNSTDVQFIMNYRRAGEHQDLEALKEVPLSTIQQAVCLNMTEITGEYTYDGVSEPCPRKVLVLKPEEETDH; translated from the exons ATGGCTGCTGTGTTCGCTGTCCTTCTGTTGGGGCTGCTGgccc ccgccaccgccgccgccgcccccagcTGCGATGATGTCGTCACCCCGCTCCGCAGGGACCAAGCAGACAAG GCGTTGGGCTCCTGGGTTCTGGTGGGTTCCGTGACAGATGAGAAGACAGGCCTGCTGCCTCAGATCTCCAGCTCCCTCGTGGAGCTCTCGCTGTCAGAGGACAACAGCTCCTTCACCTACATCGAGAGGAACGGGTTCGTGAATGGGTCGTGTGTCTGGCTCCACATCGTCGGCGACATTACGGACGACGCCAACCTCACTGTGAGGCTCCACACTATGG TGCGTGAGCAGGGCGGCGTGGAGATCACCACTCGGGGGTTCATCGGACACATCATTCTGTTCCAGAGCTGTCCGTCCTGCCCTGAGGACCGGCTCACCTCCTACTACAGCGGCGTGTACGACCCCACAGACAGCAACTCCACCGACGTCCAGTTCATAATGAACTACA ggagggcgggggagcaCCAGGACCTGGAGGCTCTGAAGGAGGTTCCTCTGAGTACCATACAGCAGGCCGTGTGCCTCAACATGACAGAAATCACCGGGGAGTACACCTACGACGGAGTCTCAG AGCCGTGTCCCAGGAAGGTGCTGGTGCTGAAACCAGAGGAAGAAACCGATCACTGA